The Pelmatolapia mariae isolate MD_Pm_ZW linkage group LG9, Pm_UMD_F_2, whole genome shotgun sequence genome has a segment encoding these proteins:
- the LOC134634104 gene encoding eotaxin-like produces the protein MCVCCHSSEAHRHPSVKRPCCTAVTKPNLSTEVVGQTYREQAASDRCVKAIIFNTKKGLLCADPNAQWVKDLTAKMIKVKH, from the exons atgtgtgtgtgctgccaCTCCTCTGAAG CTCATCGTCATCCTTCAGTAAAGCGACCATGCTGCACTGCTGTCACCAAACCCAATTTGAGCACTGAGGTGGTGGGGCAAACGTATCGTGAGCAGGCTGCATCAGATCGCTGTGTGAAGGCTATAAT TTTCAACACAAAGAAAGGACTGCTTTGTGCTGATCCAAATGCTCAGTGGGTCAAGGATC TTACTGCCAAAATGATAAAGGTGAAGCATTGA
- the LOC134634050 gene encoding eotaxin-like, with protein MCVCCHSSEDTHGRHPGPVPPCCVDVTKGNMSADVVGQTYREQAARHHCVKAIIFNTKNGPLCADPDAQWVKDLTAKMRKE; from the exons atgtgtgtgtgctgccaCTCCTCTGAAG ATACTCATGGTCGTCATCCTGGACCGGTACCACCGTGCTGCGTGGACGTCACCAAAGGCAATATGAGCGCTGACGTGGTGGGGCAAACATATCGTGAGCAGGCTGCAAGACATCACTGTGTGAAGGCTATAAT ttttaacacaaaaaatggaCCACTTTGTGCAGATCCAGACGCTCAGTGGGTCAAAGATC TCACTGCCAAAATGAGGAAGGAGTGA
- the LOC134634924 gene encoding eotaxin-like: MSVKILSVTVLLLSMCVCFSSSAGIRGPTRKRPCCVDVTNLDMSPEVVGETYREQASSHPCVKAIIFNTEYGQLCADPNAQWVQDLTSTMKKVQ, encoded by the exons ATGTCTGTGAAGATTCTCTCCGTCACTGTCCTCCTGCTctcaatgtgtgtgtgcttcagcTCCTCTGCAG GTATCCGTGGTCCTACGAGGAAACGCCCGTGCTGCGTTGATGTTACCAACCTCGATATGAGCCCTGAGGTGGTGGGGGAGACATATCGCGAGCAGGCTTCATCACATCCCTGTGTGAAGGCTATAAT tttcaaCACAGAGTATGGTCAGCTTTGCGCCGATCCTAACGCTCAGTGGGTCCAGGATC TCACTTCCACAATGAAGAAGGTGCAGTGA
- the LOC134635099 gene encoding eotaxin-like, which yields MSVKILSITLLLLSLCVSCHSSKDSGGPGKTRPCCVDVTTIDMSPEVVGETYHELTARPPCVKAILFNTEYGQLCADPNAQWVKDLTAKMRKE from the exons ATGTCTGTGAAGATcctctccatcactctcctcctgctctcaCTGTGTGTGAGCTGCCACTCCTCTAAAG ATTCAGGTGGTCCTGGAAAGACACGTCCGTGCTGCGTTGACGTCACCACAATCGATATGAGCCCTGAGGTGGTTGGGGAAACCTATCATGAGCTGACTGCAAGACCACCCTGTGTGAAGGCTATACT TTTCAACACAGAATATGGACAACTTTGTGCGGATCCAAACGCTCAGTGGGTCAAGGATC tCACTGCCAAAATGAGGAAGGAGTGA
- the LOC134634030 gene encoding C-C motif chemokine 2-like: protein MSVKILSITLLLLSLCVSCHSSEDSAGRGKRRPCCVDVTNMDKSAEVVGETYREQAARPPCVEAVIFNTKTGQLCADPNAQWVKDLTAKMTKV, encoded by the exons ATGTCTGTGAAGATcctctccatcactctcctcctgctctcaCTGTGTGTGAGCTGCCACTCCTCTGAAG ATTCAGCTGGTCGTGGAAAAAGACGTCCGTGCTGCGTTGACGTCACCAACATGGATAAGAGCGCCGAGGTGGTGGGGGAAACATATCGTGAGCAGGCTGCAAGACCACCCTGTGTGGAGGCTGTAAT TTTCAACACAAAAACAGGACAGCTTTGTGCTGATCCAAACGCTCAGTGGGTCAAGGATC TCACCGCCAAAATGACGAAGGTGTGA